In Dromiciops gliroides isolate mDroGli1 chromosome 5, mDroGli1.pri, whole genome shotgun sequence, the following are encoded in one genomic region:
- the MAPK8IP2 gene encoding C-Jun-amino-terminal kinase-interacting protein 2 isoform X2 — protein MIDENEEEEEEDGEGEVEEGGQRHEAPPSPPLIPSPSSQEPQKPRPTTLNLTSLGTQDSLNNNGGFSPPPRATWQETLLPSPPEEPHNAHRGPHVCTADGHREEQCGPPSDYDCEGNRPGEGSEASTGPPPAPGGSSPSSDPGIEADLRSHSSGSRSRSRGRGRGRGLRSSQELSSPGSGSASGSDSEDAEGELAAAGPGSGGRGLGHMISSISETELDLSSDGGSSSGRSSHLTNSIEEASSPASEPEPEPEQDTGPGLEPGPPGAGLAPSPRLPEPPALPEPAEPPGSLRRPAYLPVGPGGAGAGAGQPAGPSAGPDDANSEYESGSESEPDVSEDADSPWLLSNLVSRLISEGSSPISCPAQCLSPGPGHPPPAPVSAPAAAPPAPPSPSDTISPTSASVSASELGRVPDAGGRGGRSGPGLAFEDTEEEEEEEEEEEDEDEEEREPQRAPGAPASIELELVDMETLCGGGGGGALQPPGRPPAPVRPPPAQPGPFLFLSNPTRDTITPVWGAPGRAARASRACSAACSEEEEEEEEEEEEDEEEDEEDEEGDEEGDEEAAGVVAPRGLGLGAGPTAARDASLVYDAVKYTLVVDEHTQLELVSLRRCASGLSHDSQASDSGSDSGSEDAGSPPGPGGPGVREPLLGGRSGAASPDSPVSPDLTFSKKFLNVFVNSTSRSSSTESFGLFSCVINGEEREQTHRAVFRFIPRHADELELDVDDPVLVEAEEDDFWFRGFNMRTGERGIFPAFYAHAVPGPTKDLLGGKRSPCWVERFNVQFLGSVEVPCHQGNGILCAAMQKIATARKLTVHLRPPASCDLQISLRGVKLSLSGGGPEFERCSHFFQMKNISFCGCHPRNSCYFGFITKHPVLSRFACHVFVSQESMRPVAQSVGRAFLEYYQEHLEYACPTEDIYLE, from the exons ATGATTGatgagaatgaggaagaggaagaggaggatggggaaggggaggtagaAGAAGGGGGCCAGAGGCACGAAGCACCCCCATCGCCACCCCTCATCCCATCTCCCTCTTCCCAAGAGCCCCAGAAACCTCGTCCCACCACCCTGAACCTTACCTCACTTGGGACCCAG GACTCTTTGAACAACAATGGgggcttctctcctcctcctcggGCCACTTGGCAGGAGACCCTGCTGCCCTCACCCCCTGAGGAGCCCCACAATG CACATCGGGGGCCTCACGTTTGCACCGCAGATGGGCACCGTGAGGAACAGTGTGGGCCCCCCAGTGATTACGACTGCGAAGGGAACCGGCCAGGAGAGGGGTCCGAGGCGTCCACGGGGCCCCCGCCTGCTCCCGGTGGCTCCTCGCCCTCCTCGGACCCGGGCATCGAGGCCGACTTGCGCAGTCACTCCAGCGGGAGCCGGAGCAGGAGCCGGGGTCGGGGCAGGGGCCGGGGCCTTCGGAGCAGTCAGGAGCTGTCTTCGCCCGGCTCGGGCTCGGCCTCTGGCTCGGACTCCGAGGACGCTGAAGGGGAGCTGGCAGCCGCGGGGCCTGGGTCCGGGGGCCGAGGCTTGGGTCACATGATCTCCTCCATCTCTGAGACGGAACTCGACCTGAGCAGCgacggcggcagcagcagcggtCGCTCCTCCCACCTCACCAACTCTATAGAAGAGGCGTCGTCTCCCGCCTCCGAGCCGGAGCCCGAGCCGGAGCAGGACACCGGGCCGGGGCTGGAGCCTGGACCCCCCGGGGCCGGCCTGGCGCCTTCCCCGCGGCTTCCGGAGCCACCAGCGTTGCCTGAGCCCGCGGAGCCTCCCGGCAGCCTCAGGCGGCCCGCCTATCTGCCCGTGGGCCCGGGAGGGGCTGGGGCCGGGGCCGGGCAGCCTGCCGGGCCGTCGGCCGGACCCGACGACGCTAACAGCGAGTACGAGTCGGGTTCTGAATCGGAGCCCGACGTGAGTGAAGACGCTGACTCTCCGTGGCTGCTCAGCAACCTGGTGAGCCGCCTCATCTCCGAGGGCTCGTCGCCCATCAGCTGCCCAGCGCAATGCCTGTCCCCAGGGCCCGGACACCCGCCCCCAGCTCCAGTTTCGGCCCCCGCAGCCGCGCCTCCTGCGCCACCCTCCCCTAGCGATACCATCTCCCCTACGTCCGCTTCGGTCTCCGCCTCGGAGCTAGGCCGTGTTCCGGACGCTGGGGGCCGTGGGGGCCGCTCGGGGCCCGGCCTGGCCTTCGAGGACAccgaagaagaggaagaggaagaagaagaggaggaggacgaggatgAGGAGGAGCGAGAGCCTCAGCGTGCCCCGGGGGCACCTGCTAGCATCGAGCTGGAGTTGGTGGACATGGAGACTCTGtgcggaggcggcggcggcggtgccCTGCAGCCCCCTGGCAGGCCCCCGGCCCCCGTGCGTCCCCCGCCAGCCCAGCCCGGGCCCTTCCTCTTCCTTAGCAACCCCACGCGGGACACCATCACTCCCGTGTGGGGCGCGCCGGGCCGGGCCGCCCGCGCCAGCCGCGCCTGCTCGGCTGCCTGCtcggaggaagaggaggaggaggaggaagaggaagaggaggacgaagaggaggatgaggaggacgAGGAAGGAGACGAGGAGGGAGACGAAGAGGCCGCGGGTGTGGTGGCCCCGCGCGGGCTGGGCCTGGGTGCTGGCCCCACCGCTGCCCGAGATGCATCTCTGGTGTATGACGCGGTCAAATACACGCTGGTGGTGGACGAACACACGCAGCTGGAGCTGGTGAGCCTCCGGCGCTGCGCCTCAGGCCTCAGCCACGACAGCCAGGCCAGCGACAGCGGCAGCGACAGCGGCAGTGAGGACGCGGGCTCCCCGCCGGGGCCCGGGGGTCCAGGGGTCCGGGAGCCGCTACTAGGCGGCCGCAGCGGCGCAGCCTCGCCAGACAGCCCGGTCAGCCCCGACCTCACCTTCTCCAAGAAATTCCTCAACGTCTTCGTCAACAGCACATCCCGCTCCTCCA GTACAGAATCCTTTGGGCTTTTCTCCTGCGTGAtcaatggggaggagagagagcaaaCCCATCGAGCTGTGTTCAG GTTCATCCCAAGACATGCTGATGAGCTGGAACTCGATGTGGACGACCCTGTTCTGGTGGAGGCTGAGGAGGATGACTTCTGGTTTCGAGGCTTTAATATGAGGACAGGAGAGCGGGGCATCTTCCCAGCCTTCTATGCCCATGCTGTTCCTGGCCCCACCAAGGACCTGCTGG GGGGAAAGCGGAGCCCTTGCTGGGTGGAGCGTTTTAACGTGCAGTTTCTGGGCTCTGTGGAGGTTCCCTGTCACCAGGGCAATGGGATCCTGTGTGCAGCCATGCAGaag ATCGCCACAGCTCGGAAGCTGACTGTCCATCTGCGTCCTCCAGCCTCCTGTGACCTCCAGATCTCCCTTCGAGGGGTCAAGCTGAGTCTGAGTGGGGGTGGGCCCGAG TTTGAACGCTGCAGTCACTTCTTCCAGATGAAGAACATTTCGTTCTGTGGCTGCCACCCCCGAAACAGCTG CTATTTTGGCTTCATTACCAAACACCCAGTTCTCAGCCGCTTTGCTTGCCATGTGTTCGTCTCCCAAGAATCCATGCGGCCCGTTGCCCAGAGTGTGGG TCGAGCCTTCCTGGAATATTATCAAGAACACCTGGAATATGCGTGCCCCACAGAAGACATTTACCTGGAGTAG
- the MAPK8IP2 gene encoding C-Jun-amino-terminal kinase-interacting protein 2 isoform X1: protein MADRAEMFSLSTFHSLSPPGGRPPQDISLEEFDDEDLSEITDDCGIGLNYDSDPCEKDSLSLGRSEHPHPICSFQDDFQEFEMIDENEEEEEEDGEGEVEEGGQRHEAPPSPPLIPSPSSQEPQKPRPTTLNLTSLGTQDSLNNNGGFSPPPRATWQETLLPSPPEEPHNAHRGPHVCTADGHREEQCGPPSDYDCEGNRPGEGSEASTGPPPAPGGSSPSSDPGIEADLRSHSSGSRSRSRGRGRGRGLRSSQELSSPGSGSASGSDSEDAEGELAAAGPGSGGRGLGHMISSISETELDLSSDGGSSSGRSSHLTNSIEEASSPASEPEPEPEQDTGPGLEPGPPGAGLAPSPRLPEPPALPEPAEPPGSLRRPAYLPVGPGGAGAGAGQPAGPSAGPDDANSEYESGSESEPDVSEDADSPWLLSNLVSRLISEGSSPISCPAQCLSPGPGHPPPAPVSAPAAAPPAPPSPSDTISPTSASVSASELGRVPDAGGRGGRSGPGLAFEDTEEEEEEEEEEEDEDEEEREPQRAPGAPASIELELVDMETLCGGGGGGALQPPGRPPAPVRPPPAQPGPFLFLSNPTRDTITPVWGAPGRAARASRACSAACSEEEEEEEEEEEEDEEEDEEDEEGDEEGDEEAAGVVAPRGLGLGAGPTAARDASLVYDAVKYTLVVDEHTQLELVSLRRCASGLSHDSQASDSGSDSGSEDAGSPPGPGGPGVREPLLGGRSGAASPDSPVSPDLTFSKKFLNVFVNSTSRSSSTESFGLFSCVINGEEREQTHRAVFRFIPRHADELELDVDDPVLVEAEEDDFWFRGFNMRTGERGIFPAFYAHAVPGPTKDLLGGKRSPCWVERFNVQFLGSVEVPCHQGNGILCAAMQKIATARKLTVHLRPPASCDLQISLRGVKLSLSGGGPEFERCSHFFQMKNISFCGCHPRNSCYFGFITKHPVLSRFACHVFVSQESMRPVAQSVGRAFLEYYQEHLEYACPTEDIYLE from the exons GCCTCCCCAGGACATCAGCCTGGAAGAATTTGATGATGAAGACCTGTCTGAGATCACCGACGACTGCGGCATTGGTCTCAACTATGATTCGGACCCTTGTGAGaag GATAGCCTCTCTCTGGGACGTTCAGAACACCCGCACCCTATCTGCTCCTTCCAGGATGATTTTCAGGAATTTGAGATGATTGatgagaatgaggaagaggaagaggaggatggggaaggggaggtagaAGAAGGGGGCCAGAGGCACGAAGCACCCCCATCGCCACCCCTCATCCCATCTCCCTCTTCCCAAGAGCCCCAGAAACCTCGTCCCACCACCCTGAACCTTACCTCACTTGGGACCCAG GACTCTTTGAACAACAATGGgggcttctctcctcctcctcggGCCACTTGGCAGGAGACCCTGCTGCCCTCACCCCCTGAGGAGCCCCACAATG CACATCGGGGGCCTCACGTTTGCACCGCAGATGGGCACCGTGAGGAACAGTGTGGGCCCCCCAGTGATTACGACTGCGAAGGGAACCGGCCAGGAGAGGGGTCCGAGGCGTCCACGGGGCCCCCGCCTGCTCCCGGTGGCTCCTCGCCCTCCTCGGACCCGGGCATCGAGGCCGACTTGCGCAGTCACTCCAGCGGGAGCCGGAGCAGGAGCCGGGGTCGGGGCAGGGGCCGGGGCCTTCGGAGCAGTCAGGAGCTGTCTTCGCCCGGCTCGGGCTCGGCCTCTGGCTCGGACTCCGAGGACGCTGAAGGGGAGCTGGCAGCCGCGGGGCCTGGGTCCGGGGGCCGAGGCTTGGGTCACATGATCTCCTCCATCTCTGAGACGGAACTCGACCTGAGCAGCgacggcggcagcagcagcggtCGCTCCTCCCACCTCACCAACTCTATAGAAGAGGCGTCGTCTCCCGCCTCCGAGCCGGAGCCCGAGCCGGAGCAGGACACCGGGCCGGGGCTGGAGCCTGGACCCCCCGGGGCCGGCCTGGCGCCTTCCCCGCGGCTTCCGGAGCCACCAGCGTTGCCTGAGCCCGCGGAGCCTCCCGGCAGCCTCAGGCGGCCCGCCTATCTGCCCGTGGGCCCGGGAGGGGCTGGGGCCGGGGCCGGGCAGCCTGCCGGGCCGTCGGCCGGACCCGACGACGCTAACAGCGAGTACGAGTCGGGTTCTGAATCGGAGCCCGACGTGAGTGAAGACGCTGACTCTCCGTGGCTGCTCAGCAACCTGGTGAGCCGCCTCATCTCCGAGGGCTCGTCGCCCATCAGCTGCCCAGCGCAATGCCTGTCCCCAGGGCCCGGACACCCGCCCCCAGCTCCAGTTTCGGCCCCCGCAGCCGCGCCTCCTGCGCCACCCTCCCCTAGCGATACCATCTCCCCTACGTCCGCTTCGGTCTCCGCCTCGGAGCTAGGCCGTGTTCCGGACGCTGGGGGCCGTGGGGGCCGCTCGGGGCCCGGCCTGGCCTTCGAGGACAccgaagaagaggaagaggaagaagaagaggaggaggacgaggatgAGGAGGAGCGAGAGCCTCAGCGTGCCCCGGGGGCACCTGCTAGCATCGAGCTGGAGTTGGTGGACATGGAGACTCTGtgcggaggcggcggcggcggtgccCTGCAGCCCCCTGGCAGGCCCCCGGCCCCCGTGCGTCCCCCGCCAGCCCAGCCCGGGCCCTTCCTCTTCCTTAGCAACCCCACGCGGGACACCATCACTCCCGTGTGGGGCGCGCCGGGCCGGGCCGCCCGCGCCAGCCGCGCCTGCTCGGCTGCCTGCtcggaggaagaggaggaggaggaggaagaggaagaggaggacgaagaggaggatgaggaggacgAGGAAGGAGACGAGGAGGGAGACGAAGAGGCCGCGGGTGTGGTGGCCCCGCGCGGGCTGGGCCTGGGTGCTGGCCCCACCGCTGCCCGAGATGCATCTCTGGTGTATGACGCGGTCAAATACACGCTGGTGGTGGACGAACACACGCAGCTGGAGCTGGTGAGCCTCCGGCGCTGCGCCTCAGGCCTCAGCCACGACAGCCAGGCCAGCGACAGCGGCAGCGACAGCGGCAGTGAGGACGCGGGCTCCCCGCCGGGGCCCGGGGGTCCAGGGGTCCGGGAGCCGCTACTAGGCGGCCGCAGCGGCGCAGCCTCGCCAGACAGCCCGGTCAGCCCCGACCTCACCTTCTCCAAGAAATTCCTCAACGTCTTCGTCAACAGCACATCCCGCTCCTCCA GTACAGAATCCTTTGGGCTTTTCTCCTGCGTGAtcaatggggaggagagagagcaaaCCCATCGAGCTGTGTTCAG GTTCATCCCAAGACATGCTGATGAGCTGGAACTCGATGTGGACGACCCTGTTCTGGTGGAGGCTGAGGAGGATGACTTCTGGTTTCGAGGCTTTAATATGAGGACAGGAGAGCGGGGCATCTTCCCAGCCTTCTATGCCCATGCTGTTCCTGGCCCCACCAAGGACCTGCTGG GGGGAAAGCGGAGCCCTTGCTGGGTGGAGCGTTTTAACGTGCAGTTTCTGGGCTCTGTGGAGGTTCCCTGTCACCAGGGCAATGGGATCCTGTGTGCAGCCATGCAGaag ATCGCCACAGCTCGGAAGCTGACTGTCCATCTGCGTCCTCCAGCCTCCTGTGACCTCCAGATCTCCCTTCGAGGGGTCAAGCTGAGTCTGAGTGGGGGTGGGCCCGAG TTTGAACGCTGCAGTCACTTCTTCCAGATGAAGAACATTTCGTTCTGTGGCTGCCACCCCCGAAACAGCTG CTATTTTGGCTTCATTACCAAACACCCAGTTCTCAGCCGCTTTGCTTGCCATGTGTTCGTCTCCCAAGAATCCATGCGGCCCGTTGCCCAGAGTGTGGG TCGAGCCTTCCTGGAATATTATCAAGAACACCTGGAATATGCGTGCCCCACAGAAGACATTTACCTGGAGTAG